The genomic DNA TGGTTCCGCACTTTGAAAGAGTACTTGGCCCGGGAAGGGGTCTGCCAGCCCCATGTAACGGCACCCTTCGGCTATGAACCCTATAACCCTCAATACGGCCCGACAGAACTGAAGAAAAGCTCCAATGAATGATCGCCTGACTGGGGCGGTACCAGGGGAGGTAAGAGATCGATGGTCGTACAAAGGAACCTGTTTGTCAGTGGTGCAGAGGGCTATCATACCTATCGGATTCCTGCCTTGGCGGTGACCGGCCAAGGGACCGTCCTTGCTTTCTGTGAAGGACGCAAACATAGTCCGGCGGATACTGGGGACATCGATATCCTACTCAAACGCAGTTTTGACGGCGGTAGGACCTGGGAGGCTACCCAGGTGGTGGTGGCTGGTGGCGGCCACACAGCGGGCAATCCGGCACCGGTGGTGGATCGGGACACGGGAACGATCCTTTTACTGTTCTGCCGAAACAACATTGACGGACCCGAGAAAGTCATTATCGAGGGCAAGGCGCCCCGGACCGTCTGGTTGACCAAGAGTGATGACGATGGCGCTACCTGGTCGGAACCGGTGGAGATCACAAGCTCCGTGAAGCGACCGGAGTGGACTTGGTATGCCACCGGACCCTGTCATGGGGTGCAGCTGGCAAGCGGACGGCTTGTCGTTCCCTGTGATCATGTGGTGCTGACGGAGAAAGCCTCCACGGAATATCCCTTCTATTCCCATGTGATCTACAGCGACGATCACGGTCTGACCTGGCACATTGGCGGGATCCTTGGGCCTTGTGTCAATGAGAGTGTCGTCGTTGAGCTGAAAGAATCTCTCTATATCAACTGTCGTGGAAGCCATGTGGAAACCTACCGCCGGGGCTATGCCCATAGCTATGATGGAGGGCTCACCTTTACAGAATTGGCTTGGGACGAAGCCTTAGTTGAACCCCGCTGTCAGGGCAGTGCCATTGCGGCGGAAGTATCCGGGAAGTCCTACGTGCTGTTTTCGAACCCGGCGAGCACTGAGCGGAAACAGATGACGATCAAGCTAAGCGATGATGAGTGTAGGACCTGGCATCACGGTGTATTGCTGAACGAAGGACCCTCGGCCTATTCCGATCTGTGTGTCTTGAGCGACGGCACGGTCCTGTGTCTCTATGAGCGCGGGGAGGCGACTCCCTATGAATACTTGACCTTGGCGACCATGAACCTTGCGGACCTTGTGAAGGGTTGCGCCTGAGGCAGAATGGGTACCCGGCTGGACGCCGTGGGTGTCACGGCCATCGGGTCAGCGGCGTCCAACTCGGCGGGAAAACCGGTACAAGTCGTACTCCCGGTGATCCTAGTGCCCGTCTAACCGATCAGGTTAACCAGTAGTCGTGAGCCTTTCGCTGGCAATAGGGCGAGAGAACGCGGCCACCCACCGCGTTTTTCGTTGCCGGCAGACCAAAATACTGGTATTATATATCTAGGTTCCTTAAGTCTGCAGGAGGTTTTCGCTCTTTGCCCACCAGCTCTCCGTGGGACAGATCATCACCCCAGAAGCATAAAGCTATCATTCTATTTTATCTATTTTCATAATCAAGTGGGGTGGATGAGATGATACCGACGTCGCAATTCCTGCAGATGAAAGGGAAAAGGATCGTAATTACTGGTGCCTCCTCCGGGATCGGCAAGGCGATGGCCCTCCGTTTTGCCGATGCCCAAGCTGAGGTTATGCTTCTGGACATTGACCAGGCTGGTCTTGTTGCTCTCAAGGAGAACTTAATACCCCATGCCGCTCTGTATCCCATCGACTTGCGTAGCCGCGAGGAGATCATTTCTTTTTGGGCGGACTTGTCTGAGCAGGAGCTACCCCATGTGTTGATCAACAACGCTGGCATCTACC from Bacillota bacterium includes the following:
- a CDS encoding exo-alpha-sialidase encodes the protein MVVQRNLFVSGAEGYHTYRIPALAVTGQGTVLAFCEGRKHSPADTGDIDILLKRSFDGGRTWEATQVVVAGGGHTAGNPAPVVDRDTGTILLLFCRNNIDGPEKVIIEGKAPRTVWLTKSDDDGATWSEPVEITSSVKRPEWTWYATGPCHGVQLASGRLVVPCDHVVLTEKASTEYPFYSHVIYSDDHGLTWHIGGILGPCVNESVVVELKESLYINCRGSHVETYRRGYAHSYDGGLTFTELAWDEALVEPRCQGSAIAAEVSGKSYVLFSNPASTERKQMTIKLSDDECRTWHHGVLLNEGPSAYSDLCVLSDGTVLCLYERGEATPYEYLTLATMNLADLVKGCA